One region of Drosophila kikkawai strain 14028-0561.14 chromosome 2R, DkikHiC1v2, whole genome shotgun sequence genomic DNA includes:
- the LOC138928124 gene encoding chymotrypsin-like protease CTRL-1, protein MKCLLLSLALLELLLWHKGSALFLNEDCERIDEEDGATTAPWMAAVSNEQGFLCGGSLITKKFVLTAAHCIKDQEKLFVKLGVLDRSDAYGMDFNVSRIIMHGDYQTNPGVNDIGLLKLASEVDYTDRIRPICILMDAASVLQNINRFSAFGWGKTETGNLSQNLKTIQLRRLPSDKCQHDNMPQLTNTQFCADSETGDGPCIGDGGGPLTSIVRNRTVQVGIVSYGPRDCNLSAVYTDVASYTGWIASNVHKA, encoded by the exons ATGAAGTGCCTTCTGCTTTCACTTGCTCTGCTCGAGCTGCTGCTCTGGCACAAAGGATCGGCACTGTTTCTGAATGAGGACTGCGAGAGGATTGATGAGGAAGACGGAGCAACCACTGCTCCTTGGATGGCCGCAGTAAGCAACGAACAAGGGTTTCTATGCGGCGGCTCGCTGATTACCAAAA AATTTGTGCTGACAGCCGCGCATTGCATAAAAGATCAGGAGAAATT GTTCGTAAAACTGGGAGTGTTGGACAGAAGCGATGCCTATGGCATGGACTTCAATGTAAGCCGCATCATAATGCATGGTGATTATCAAACGAATCCAGGTGTAAATGATATAGGACTGCTTAAACTCGCCTCTGAAGTGGACTACAcag ATCGCATTCGACCCATCTGCATCTTAATGGATGCCGCCTCTGTGTTGCAAAACATCAACCGATTTTCTGCCTTTGGCTGGGGAAAAACGGAGACCGGAAACCTCAGCCAAAATCTGAAGACCATCCAGCTGAGGCGTCTGCCTTCGGATAAGTGCCAGCATGACAACATGCCCCAGTTGACTAACACGCAATTCTGCGCCGACAGCGAGACGGGCGATGGACCCTGCATTGGCGATGGTGGAGGACCGCTGACGTCAATCGTCAGGAATCGCACGGTCCAGGTGGGCATCGTAAGCTATGGCCCCAGGGATTGCAATTTATCTGCGGTTTACACGGACGTGGCTAGTTACACCGGCTGGATAGCTTCCAATGTAcataaagcttaa
- the LOC108082302 gene encoding chymotrypsin-like protease CTRL-1, translating into MKCLLVLLIWLVWHKGSASFLDEDCALIRSSDVDFRVSRGHRAKLGDTPWMAVVSNQNDFLCGGTLITEKFVLTAAHCLDGQSQLFVKLGVYDRSCATQSCRGVENYNITRVIIHPDFNPNQNTNDIGLLELDSKVQYKDHIRPICIVTDDAINMNNINAFTAFGWGKTETGQASEVLMAVRLFRRASEECHFELMHQVREHQICAGSATGDTCEGDSGGPLAFHDGERYIQVGIVSYDHIQPICVVTDDAINVNNINVFTAFGWGQTQTGRASQLLMAVRLFRRDSEECHFEFRHQVRDNQICAGSARGDTCHGDSGGPLTTVVGERYIQVGIVSYGTGMCNASAIYTDVWSYIDWIVSNTW; encoded by the exons ATGAAGTGCCTTTTGGTTTTACTGATTTGGCTAGTTTGGCACAAGGGATCGGCCAGCTTTCTGGATGAGGATTGTGCATTAATAAGGTCCTCTGATGTTGACTTTAGAGTATCCCGTGGCCATCGAGCTAAATTAGGCGACACTCCCTGGATGGCCGTAGTAAGCAATCAAAACGATTTCCTATGCGGTGGCACGCTGATTACCGAAA AATTTGTGCTGACAGCCGCGCATTGCCTAGATGGTCAGAGTCAATT GTTTGTGAAACTGGGAGTATACGACAGATCGTGCGCCACACAAAGCTGCAGAGGTGtggaaaattataatataaccCGCGTCATTATTCATCCTGATTTTAACCCAAATCAAAATACGAATGATATTGGCCTGCTGGAACTTGACTCTAAAGTGCAATACAAAG ACCACATCCGGCCGATCTGTATCGTCACTGATGACGCGATAAATATGAACAATATCAATGCATTTACTGCCTTTGGCTGGGGTAAAACGGAGACCGGACAAGCTAGCGAGGTACTGATGGCCGTCAGGCTGTTCCGCCGTGCCTCAGAGGAGTGCCATTTTGAGCTTATGCATCAAGTCAGGGAACATCAAATCTGCGCCGGCAGCGCAACGGGTGACACCTGCGAAGGTGATTCCGGAGGACCGTTGGCCTTCCATGACGGGGAACGATACATCCAGGTGGGCATAGTCAGTTATG ACCACATCCAGCCAATCTGTGTCGTCACTGATGACGCtataaatgtaaacaatatCAATGTATTTACTGCCTTTGGCTGGGGTCAAACGCAGACTGGACGAGCTAGCCAGTTACTGATGGCCGTCAGGCTGTTCCGGCGTGACTCCGAGGAGTGCCATTTTGAGTTTAGGCATCAAGTCAGGGATAATCAAATCTGTGCCGGCAGCGCAAGGGGTGACACCTGTCACGGTGATTCCGGAGGACCGCTGACCACCGTTGTCGGGGAACGCTACATTCAGGTGGGCATAGTCAGTTATGGTACTGGAATGTGCAATGCTTCTGCGATTTACACGGACGTGTGGAGCTACATTGACTGGATTGTGTCCAATACATGGTAA
- the LOC108082308 gene encoding CLIP domain-containing serine protease B15-like produces the protein MHRGYRAQPGPNDIGLLELDGEVNYTTDDIRPICILMDAASVLWNKNRFSAFSWGKTETGIGSRLPSDDCQHYNMPQLTNAQFCVYSYTGDRPCNDVAGGPLAVIINNRPVQVGITSYYPSSCNGPAVYTDVTSYTRWIASIVLNNNHKHQALRI, from the exons TTGCTAGAACTCGACGGTGAAGTGAACTACACCACCG ATGACATTCGACCCATCTGCATCTTAATGGATGCCGCCTCTGTGTTGTGGAACAAGAACAGATTTTCTGCCTTTAGCTGGGGTAAAACGGAGACTGGAATCGGGAGCCGTCTGCCTTCGGATGATTGCCAGCATTACAACATGCCCCAGTTGACTAACGCGCAATTTTGCGTATACAGCTATACGGGCGATAGACCCTGCAACGACGTAGCTGGAGGACCCCTAGCCGTTATCATCAATAATCGCCCAGTCCAGGTCGGCATCACAAGCTATTACCCTTCGAGTTGCAATGGTCCTGCGGTGTACACAGACGTGACGAGCTACACCCGCTGGATAGCTTCCattgtattaaataataatcacaAGCATCAAGCGTTAAGAATCTAA
- the LOC108082306 gene encoding CLIP domain-containing serine protease B4-like — protein sequence MKSLLLSLALLELLLRHKGSALLLDKNCAWTDEDGPLHTPWLAKVNNEKGFICGGALITKNYVLTAAQCLYNQKPPMFVQLEERLFNVSRGIKHRDYRVQPGPNDIGLLKLDGEVNYTTDDIRPICILMDAASVLRNKNRFYGFGWERIETGKVSQFEMTTEVRRLPSEECQHDNMPQLTNHSTQICAEAHYGPCNGDAGGPLVVIINNRSVQVGITSNGPASCNGPAVYTDVTSYTRWIASIVRSRIL from the exons ATGAAGAGCCTTCTGCTTTCACTTGCTCTGCTCGAGCTGCTGCTCCGGCACAAAGGATCGGCACTGTTACTGGACAAGAACTGCGCCTGGACCGACGAAGACGGCCCACTCCATACTCCTTGGTTAGCCAAAGTAAACAACGAAAAAGGCTTTATATGCGGTGGCGCGCTGATTACCAAAA ACTATGTGCTCACAGCCGCGCAATGCTTATATAATCAAAAGCCGCCCAT GTTTGTCCAACTGGAGGAAAGGCTCTTCAATGTGAGCCGCGGCATAAAGCATCGTGATTATCGAGTGCAGCCCGGCCCGAATGATATTGGATTGCTAAAACTCGACGGTGAAGTGAACTACACCACCG ATGACATTCGACCCATCTGCATCTTAATGGATGCCGCCTCTGTGTTGCGGAACAAGAACAGATTTTATGGCTTTGGCTGGGAAAGAATAGAGACTGGAAAAGTCAGCCAATTTGAGATGACCACCGAGGTGAGGCGTCTGCCTTCGGAAGAGTGCCAGCATGACAACATGCCCCAGTTGACTAATCATAGCACGCAAATCTGCGCCGAGGCGCACTATGGACCCTGCAACGGCGATGCGGGAGGACCCCTAGTCGTTATCATCAATAATCGCTCAGTTCAGGTCGGCATCACAAGCAATGGCCCTGCGAGTTGCAATGGTCCTGCGGTGTACACAGACGTGACGAGCTACACCCGCTGGATAGCTTCCATTGTACGATCAAGAATATTATAa
- the LOC108082307 gene encoding serine protease 42-like — protein sequence MKSLLLSLALLELLLWQKGSALLLDKNCAWTDDEDVLTNTPWMAVVRNENGLKCGGALITKNYVLTAAHCLYNQKAPMFVQLGEWPFNVDQVIIHRGYPGPVGPNDIALLKLHGEVNYTDQIRPICILTDAASVLQKINKVLAFGWGKTMARDLSPVLTTYQLRRLPSEKCPDYMPQLTNAQFCADSEVGGGPGKGDGGGPLAVIIKNRPVQVGITSYGPLDRSLPAVYTDVTSYTRWIVSIVRF from the exons ATGAAGAGCCTTCTGCTTTCACTTGCTCTGCTCGAGCTGCTGCTCTGGCAGAAAGGATCGGCACTGTTACTGGACAAGAACTGCGCCTGGACAGACGACGAAGACGTACTAACCAATACTCCTTGGATGGCAGTAGTAAGAAACGAAAATGGCCTTAAATGCGGTGGCGCGCTGATAACCAAGA ACTATGTGCTCACTGCCGCGCATTGCTTATATAATCAGAAGGCGCCCAT GTTTGTCCAACTGGGGGAATGGCCCTTCAATGTGGACCAAGTCATAATCCATCGTGGTTATCCAGGGCCGGTAGGTCCGAATGATATTGCACTGCTGAAACTCCACGGTGAAGTAAACTACACCG ATCAAATTCGACCCATCTGCATATTAACTGATGCCGCGTCTGTGCTGCAGAAAATCAACAAAGTTTTAGCCTTTGGCTGGGGTAAAACAATGGCCAGAGACCTCAGCCCAGTACTGACGACCTACCAGTTGAGGCGTCTGCCTTCGGAGAAGTGCCCGGACTACATGCCCCAGTTAACTAACGCGCAATTCTGCGCCGACAGCGAGGTGGGCGGTGGACCCGGCAAAGGCGATGGTGGAGGACCCCTAGCCGTCATAATCAAGAATCGCCCAGTCCAGGTGGGCATCACCAGCTATGGTCCTTTGGATCGCAGTCTTCCTGCTGTTTACACAGACGTGACGAGCTACACCCGCTGGATAGTTTCCATTGTACGATTTTAA
- the LOC138928097 gene encoding uncharacterized protein, whose translation MNGENAIEGSNPWMAILLKPAKDGQPPEFFCAGTLIDECFVLTAAHCVFDKQQIIVRLGDYDRSSENNATKEDIYVIEAHVHHEFVQMTNLNDIALLRLSRCVSYKAHVQPICIQMDPLRKSQLDSMMQLTAVGWGNTRTGKKSDVLQTVTLKRLLNGECKETFWKNDTTTQFCAGDLNDRKVDSCEGDSGGPLYTTGLLDGVIRKTQVGIISYGTTTCHGVGVYTDVMSYVDWIEKIVFESDSVLVVPKINFLDDNCISNSTTLSGRKSQTSAFPWLAHVYIDSFPLALGTLISDSFVISTAQFYPAGVPLKVGLGRNSGHSEMIYNVESVIRRPDFASLSKNDIALLKLAVKVQFSDNIRPICMPGDSNETTTFQEKALQMEHLEAIGSRQESSAIVQRLNSTICYKGNYQKLDENQICFRHPQLISLASGSPLVRKFAHGDAFVYTLVGMASFGHSDLRGPDVYTDVLSYSKWIEGLIR comes from the exons ATGAATGGCGAAAATGCCATTGAGGGTTCCAATCCCTGGATGGCCATACTTTTAAAGCCGGCCAAAGATGGACAGCCCCCAGAATTCTTTTGTGCTGGAACACTGATAGACGAAT GCTTCGTTCTGACGGCTGCTCACTGTGTTTTTGACAAACAACAAAT CATCGTTCGCCTGGGGGACTACGATCGATCATCAGAGAACAATGCAACCAAAGAAGACATATATGTGATCGAGGCCCACGTCCACCACGAATTCGTACAAATGACCAACTTGAATGACATAGCTCTGCTCAGACTATCCCGATGCGTGTCCTATAAAGCTCATGTTCAACCGATATGCATTCAGATGGATCCGCTGAGGAAATCACAATTGGATAGCATGATGCAATTGACGGCCGTTGGCTGGGGAAACACGAGGACCGGAAAAAAAAGTGATGTGCTCCAGACCGTCACCCTTAAAAGGCTTTTAAATGGAGAATGTAAAGAAACCTTCTGGAAAAATGACACGACCACACAGTTCTGTGCTGGCGACTTAAACGATAGAAAAGTGGACAGCTGCGAGGGCGACTCGGGGGGTCCTTTGTATACCACAGGCTTGCTCGATGGTGTGATCCGAAAAACCCAAGTGGGAATCATTAGCTACGGTACCACAACGTGCCATGGAGTGGGCGTGTACACGGATGTTATGAGCTACGTAGATTGGATAGAGAAAATCGTATTCGAATCCGACAGTGTGCTCGTAGTACCAAAGATAAACTTCCTGGATGACAATTGCATCAGCAACTCCACCACGCTGAGCGGCAGAAAATCACAGACTTCCGCCTTTCCATGGTTGGCTCATGTTTACATCGACTCCTTTCCCTTGGCTTTGGGAACCCTCATCTCCGACA GTTTTGTCATCTCAACCGCTCAGTTTTATCCCGCAGGCGTTCCACT AAAGGTGGGCTTGGGCAGGAACAGTGGACACTCTGAGATGATCTACAATGTGGAGTCCGTGATCAGGCGTCCGGATTTCGCGAGTCTGTCCAAGAATGACATTGCCCTGCTTAAGTTGGCAGTTAAAGTGCAGTTTTCCG ATAACATTAGACCGATCTGCATGCCTGGTGATTCAAATGAGACGACCACGTTTCAGGAAAAGGCTCTCCAAATGGAGCACCTTGAGGCCATTGGTTCCAGGCAGGAATCTTCGGCGATTGTCCAGCGGCTGAACTCCACCATTTGCTACAAAGGAAACTACCAAAAACTTGATGAAAATCAAATCTGCTTCCGGCATCCCCAATTAATCAGCTTGGCCAGCGGCAGTCCCTTGGTTAGGAAGTTCGCTCACGGGGACGCCTTTGTATACACTCTCGTTGGTATGGCCAGCTTCGGGCATAGCGATCTCCGAGGTCCGGATGTTTATACCGATGTCTTAAGCTATTCAAAGTGGATCGAGGGTTTGATAAGGTGA